A single Pygocentrus nattereri isolate fPygNat1 chromosome 28, fPygNat1.pri, whole genome shotgun sequence DNA region contains:
- the lrriq3 gene encoding leucine-rich repeat and IQ domain-containing protein 3, producing the protein MEALSAQRAFLANCSKSLILDHGSSTLPVEKAMDLQDVVLVNLSSLLLKSLDQLGCCKALKICILADNFLTRIDPLVECVRLVKLDLKGNQITDLPSASFWSSLKNLQLLNLHDNNLAERRNITALSSCPKLTALTLYGTPLSLKQNYRHCVVNSIWSLKALDSRVISDEEIVEKCHLPSKFKAAAPHFCVNLYPSSKTDLYKAEMKALQGMIAVINQIQANYCPILIIQKWIRGHLTRRSLGLCRTPRPLRVTQRQVTPASTQLTSRSPETTRSSWIKKCKTEQLSLNLEERETTVKKMYKNLSKLEKTDSQEMMLQEEMSVRSFNSTTLKELRMPCNTPEQSSIMNPCEAKLNAAVMDDVEAEEMDRDTFYLSGFKATMHSFEPFAEMLISRKALGQEVREAICHFHSQKPGRSNCPQPRPPIITAEKRFIGRCHNCFSLAPFRTIEKAYWAKKKAEDLKYRAERVEQLQGLRDDAHDHYDRIMESRRKEALLQQDRDKAELEEMLSLQRAKCDQEVQLVRQKHLRFLEEKRRRVLEQEMVIHFSGQHSSLAKSITRHCIQQKLSNAQQERRREVAVSKHHTTAQKMLIQRYLENRRQNIHAEAVLSRVSTHAFLSEKQHSDLLAAQARVAHIKSSHYKVEVLRPQPRSQPA; encoded by the exons ATGGAGGCCCTCAGTGCACAGAGGGCTTTTCTGGCGAACTGTTCCAAGTCCTTGATATTGGACCATGGGAGCAGCACATTACCTGTGGAAAAAGCCATGGACCTACAGGACGTTGTATTGGTCAATCTGAGCAGCCTGCTGTTAAAGAGCCTGGACCAACTCGGATGCTGCAAAGCGCTGAAAATTTGCATCCTGGCTGACAACTTCCTGACCCGGATAGATCCTCTTGTAGAGTGTGTGCGCTTGGTAAAGCTGGATCTCAAAGGGAATCAG ATAACCGATCTTCCCAGTGCTTCATTCTGGAGTAGTCTGAAAAATTTACAACTGCTCAACCTACACGACAACAATCTGGCAGAGAGGAGAAATATTACTGCTCTGTCCAGCTGTCCGAAACTAACAGCCTTAACCCTCTACGGCACGCCGCTCAGTCTGAAGCAGAACTACAGACACTGCGTCGTCAACAGCATCTGGTCCCTGAAGGCGCTGGATAGCCGCGTCATCTCGGACGAGGAGATTGTCGAAAAGTGCCACCTTCCTTCTAAATTTAAGGCAGCGGCTCCTCATTTCTGTGTAAACCTGTATCCATCCTCAAAGACG GATTTATACAAGGCTGAAATGAAAGCATTACAGGGAATGATTGCAGTAATAAATCAGATCCAGGCTAATTATTGCCCGATTCTGATTATCCAGAAATGGATTCGAGGACATTTGACCCGGAGAAGCCTGGg ATTATGTCGAACTCCACGGCCTCTGAGAGTGACACAGAGGCAAGTAACTCCAGCCAGTACACAGTTAACCTCTCGCTCTCCAGAAACCACCAGAAGTTCCTGGATTAAGAAGTGCAAGACTGAACAACTCAGCCTG AAtctggaggagagagaaaccACAGTCAAAAAGATGTATAAGAACTTGAGTAAACTGGAAAAGACAGACAGCCAGGAG ATGATGCTGCAGGAGGAGATGAGTGTCCGATCATTCAACAGCACAACGCTGAAGGAGCTCAGGATGCCGTGCAACACCCCTGAGCAGAGCAGCATTATGAACCCATGTGAAGCCAAACTCA ATGCTGCCGTTATGGATGATGTTGAGGCTGAGGAGATGGACAGAGATACCTTCTATCTTTCTGGTTTCAAGGCCACCATGCACTCATTTGAGCCATTCGCTGAAATGCTTATATCACGAAAAGCTCTCGGACAGGAGGTTCGAGAAGCCATTTGTCACTTCCATTCACAGAAACCTGGCCGTTCTAACTGCCCACAGCCACGTCCTCCCATCATCACTGCTGAGAAGCGTTTCATTGGCAG GTGCCATAACTGCTTCAGCCTCGCCCCATTCCGGACAATCGAGAAGGCATATTGGGCAAAAAAGAAGGCAGAGGATCTGAAATACAGGGCAGAACGAGTAGAGCAGTTGCAGGGTCTCCGTGACGATGCCCATGATCACTATGACCGCATCATGGAGTCTCGGAGGAAGGAGGCGTTATTGCAGCAGGACCGAGACAAGGCTGAACTGGAGGAAATGCTCAGCCTTCAAAGGGCCAAATGCgatcaggaagtgcagctcGTTCGCCAGAAACACCTCCGCTTCTtggaggagaaaaggaggagagtgTTGGAGCAGGAGATGGTCATCCATTTCAGTGGACAGCACAGCTCCCTGGCCAAAAGCATCACAAGACATTGTATCCAACAAAAGCTCAGCAACGCTCagcaagagaggagaagagaggttGCTGTCAGCAAGCACCACACTACAGCTCAGAAGATGCTCATACAGCGATACCTGGAGAACAG GAGACAGAATATCCATGCTGAGGCTGTACTGTCCCGGGTGTCTACGCACGCTTTCCTATCGGAGAAACAGCACAGTGACCTCTTAGCAGCCCAGGCCAGAGTGGCTCACATCAAATCCAGCCACTACAAGGTGGAGGTCTTGCGTCCACAGCCACGCAGTCAGCCTGCATGA
- the fpgt gene encoding fucose-1-phosphate guanylyltransferase has protein sequence MTELSRSARLLKATQEKLDRFDRIRGKEVKPEEFWDLVVITAVDEDQRSAYEVQIREKCDRKELPIGISYHVFADPPGYKIGNGGSTLHSLQLLSDEYGEKLSRFRIILIHAGGFSQRLPNSSALGKIFTALPFGEPLYQMLELKLAMYVDFPSHMKPGVLVTCADDIELYSASDRIVFDKPGFTALAHPSPLSIGTTHGVFVLEPAEDSHIQDVEYRTCFQFLHKPSIERMRKSGVVCKKAGEEFVYTDSTYYVDYGSALTLLSLFRDIRPLRCEIDAYGDFLQGLGPGATVEYTNDTANVTKTESSLVGIRRKIFHCLKGTPLNVILLNESKFYHLGTTEEYLFHFTVDPCLRAELGILPAAFSVCQLEASEEHTACVMHSVLHPCASVSAGTVVEYSRLEAKVTVGTRAIVSGCWIGAELSVPSETLMHSLSTTLDGKTVFVTVAFGIRDDLKEKVSGPADVNKLELFGATLKECVSRWALCSEDVRFSGDVCNLWNCCLFPVCKDMKSSFAATLEMVWAARGKRKVTLPRSTRLSLQEILQNKDLEQMLGFRKELYEEILANK, from the exons ATGACGGAACTCAGCAGAAGCGCTCGCCTGCTGAAGGCCACCCAGGAGAAACTGGACAGGTTCGACAGAATACGGG GCAAAGAGGTCAAACCTGAAGAGTTTTGGGACCTTGTGGTTATCACAGCAGTGGACGAGGACCAGAGATCTGCATACGAAGTCCAGATCCGAGAGAAGTGCGACAGGAAAGAGCTTCCGATTGGCATTAGTTACCACGTGTTTGCAGATCCTCCAGGATACAAGATTG GTAATGGAGGGTCAACTTTACATTCACTGCAGCTCCTGAGTGATGAGTATGGGGAGAAGCTGTCCAGATTCAGAATCATTCTGATACATGCAG GAGGCTTCAGTCAGCGCTTACCCAACTCCAGCGCTCTTGGCAAGATCTTCACTGCACTCCCTTTTGGAGAACCTCTGTATCAGATGCTGGAGCTCAAACTGGCCATGTATGTGGACTTCCCCTCTCACATGAAGCCTGGCGTGCTGGTCACCTGCGCCGATGACATCGAATTGTACAGCGCAAGTGATCGTATTGTGTTTGATAAGCCGGGCTTCACGGCACTGGCCCACCCTTCTCCTCTGTCCATCGGAACCACACATGGCGTGTTTGTTCTGGAACCAGCAGAAGATTCCCACATCCAAGACGTGGAGTATAGAACCTGCTTCCAGTTCTTGCACAAACCGAGCATTGAAAGAATGCGTAAAAGCGGTGTGGTGTGCAAGAAGGCGGGCGAGGAATTTGTCTACACTGACAGCACCTACTATGTTGATTATGGCAGTGCACTGACACTCCTGAGCTTGTTTAGAGATATCAGACCTTTGAGATGTGAAATAGACGCTTATGGAGACTTTCTTCAGGGCCTGGGTCCAGGGGCCACAGTGGAATATACCAACGACACTGCAAACGTCACCAAGACAGAGAGCAGCCTGGTGGGGATCAGAAGGAAAATCTTCCACTGCCTGAAGGGAACACCACTCAATGTCATTCTCCTCAACGAATCAAAGTTCTACCACCTGGGCACCACAGAGGAATACCTGTTCCACTTCACGGTTGACCCGTGTCTCAGAGCAGAGCTTGGCATCCTTCCAGCCGCCTTTAGTGTATGTCAGCTGGAGGCTTCTGAAGAACATACTGCTTGTGTAATGCATAGCGTTCTGCACCCATGCGCTTCGGTGTCTGCAGGAACTGTGGTGGAGTACTCCAGACTAGAAGCCAAAGTAACCGTTGGCACCAGAGCTATTGTGAGCGGATGCTGGATTGGTGCAGAACTTTCAGTGCCTAGTGAAACCTTAATGCACTCTCTAAGCACCACCCTGGACGGCAAGACCGTCTTTGTGACCGTAGCCTTCGGCATCCGAGACGACCTGAAGGAAAAAGTGTCAGGTCCTGCGGATGTAAACAAGCTGGAGCTTTTTGGAGCCACCTTGAAGGAGTGCGTGAGCCGCTGGGCGCTGTGTTCCGAGGACGTGAGGTTCTCTGGGGATGTGTGCAACCTGTGGAACTGCTGCCTCTTCCCCGTATGTAAGGACATGAAGAGCTCCTTTGCTGCAACGCTGGAGATGGTGTGGGCAGCGCGTGGAAAACGGAAAGTGACCTTGCCCAGAAGCACTAGACTCTCACTGCAGGAGATCCTGCAGAACAAAGACTTGGAGCAGATGCTGGGCTTCAGAAAAGAGCTTTATGAAGAAATTCTCGCAAATAAATGA